In the genome of Sciurus carolinensis chromosome 3, mSciCar1.2, whole genome shotgun sequence, one region contains:
- the Nat9 gene encoding alpha/beta-tubulin-N-acetyltransferase 9 isoform X3 codes for MRLNQNTLLLGKKVVLVPYTSEHVPRYHEWMQSEELQRLTASEPLTLEQEYAMQRSWREDADKCTFIVLDAEKWQTQPVPTEESCMAGDVNLFLTDLEDPTLGEIEVMIAEPSCRGRGFGTEAALLMMSYGVSKLGLTKFEAKIGQGNEPSIRMFQKLHFKQVAVSSVFQEVTLRLTMSEAERQWLRAQTNHMEEKPYRDGSTEPH; via the exons ATGAGGTTGAATCAGAACACCTTGTTGCTGGGGAAGAAGGTGGTCCTGGTACCCTACACCTCAGAGCACGTGCCTAG GTACCACGAGTGGATGCAATCAGAGGAACTGCAGCGTTTGACAGCCTCAGAGCCGCTGACCCTGGAGCAGGAGTATGCCATGCAGCGCAGCTGGCGGGAAGATGCAGACA AGTGCACCTTCATTGTGCTGGATGCAGAGAAGTGGCAGACCCAGCCGGTCCCCACTGAAGAGAGCTGCATGGCAGGAGATGTGAATCTCTTCCTCACCGATCTAGAAGACCCCACCCTGGGGGAGATTGAAGTCATGATTGCAG AGCCCAGCTGCAGGGGCCGGGGCTTCGGCACTGAGGCTGCTCTTCTGATGATGTCTTACG GAGTGAGCAAGCTAGGTCTGACCAAGTTTGAGGCTAAAATTGGTCAAGGAAATGAACCCAGCATCCGGATGTTCCAGAAACTTCATTTCAAGCAG GTGGCTGTGAGCAGCGTTTTTCAGGAGGTGACGCTCAGACTGACCATGAGTGAGGCCGAGCGGCAGTGGCTCCGGGCGCAGACCAACCACATGGAAGAGAAGCCCTACAGAGACGGGTCCACAGAGCCCCACTGA
- the Nat9 gene encoding alpha/beta-tubulin-N-acetyltransferase 9 isoform X4 has product MTAAGRAGKRGQLGEADYPCGRGRFRRRGMGAATMRLNQNTLLLGKKVVLVPYTSEHVPRYHEWMQSEELQRLTASEPLTLEQEYAMQRSWREDADKCTFIVLDAEKWQTQPVPTEESCMAGDVNLFLTDLEDPTLGEIEVMIAEPSCRGRGFGTEAALLMMSYETSFQAGGCEQRFSGGDAQTDHE; this is encoded by the exons ATGACGGCCGCTGGCCGGGCGGGGAAGCGTGGCCAGTTGGGAGAGGCAGATTACCCGTGCGGCCGGGGACGCTTTCGTCGGCGGGGAATGGGT GCTGCTACCATGAGGTTGAATCAGAACACCTTGTTGCTGGGGAAGAAGGTGGTCCTGGTACCCTACACCTCAGAGCACGTGCCTAG GTACCACGAGTGGATGCAATCAGAGGAACTGCAGCGTTTGACAGCCTCAGAGCCGCTGACCCTGGAGCAGGAGTATGCCATGCAGCGCAGCTGGCGGGAAGATGCAGACA AGTGCACCTTCATTGTGCTGGATGCAGAGAAGTGGCAGACCCAGCCGGTCCCCACTGAAGAGAGCTGCATGGCAGGAGATGTGAATCTCTTCCTCACCGATCTAGAAGACCCCACCCTGGGGGAGATTGAAGTCATGATTGCAG AGCCCAGCTGCAGGGGCCGGGGCTTCGGCACTGAGGCTGCTCTTCTGATGATGTCTTACG AAACTTCATTTCAAGCAG GTGGCTGTGAGCAGCGTTTTTCAGGAGGTGACGCTCAGACTGACCATGAGTGA
- the Nat9 gene encoding alpha/beta-tubulin-N-acetyltransferase 9 isoform X5, producing the protein MTAAGRAGKRGQLGEADYPCGRGRFRRRGMGAATMRLNQNTLLLGKKVVLVPYTSEHVPRYHEWMQSEELQRLTASEPLTLEQEYAMQRSWREDADKCTFIVLDAEKWQTQPVPTEESCMAGDVNLFLTDLEDPTLGEIEVMIAEPSCRGRGFGTEAALLMMSYGGCEQRFSGGDAQTDHE; encoded by the exons ATGACGGCCGCTGGCCGGGCGGGGAAGCGTGGCCAGTTGGGAGAGGCAGATTACCCGTGCGGCCGGGGACGCTTTCGTCGGCGGGGAATGGGT GCTGCTACCATGAGGTTGAATCAGAACACCTTGTTGCTGGGGAAGAAGGTGGTCCTGGTACCCTACACCTCAGAGCACGTGCCTAG GTACCACGAGTGGATGCAATCAGAGGAACTGCAGCGTTTGACAGCCTCAGAGCCGCTGACCCTGGAGCAGGAGTATGCCATGCAGCGCAGCTGGCGGGAAGATGCAGACA AGTGCACCTTCATTGTGCTGGATGCAGAGAAGTGGCAGACCCAGCCGGTCCCCACTGAAGAGAGCTGCATGGCAGGAGATGTGAATCTCTTCCTCACCGATCTAGAAGACCCCACCCTGGGGGAGATTGAAGTCATGATTGCAG AGCCCAGCTGCAGGGGCCGGGGCTTCGGCACTGAGGCTGCTCTTCTGATGATGTCTTACG GTGGCTGTGAGCAGCGTTTTTCAGGAGGTGACGCTCAGACTGACCATGAGTGA
- the Nat9 gene encoding alpha/beta-tubulin-N-acetyltransferase 9 isoform X1: MTAAGRAGKRGQLGEADYPCGRGRFRRRGMGAATMRLNQNTLLLGKKVVLVPYTSEHVPRYHEWMQSEELQRLTASEPLTLEQEYAMQRSWREDADKCTFIVLDAEKWQTQPVPTEESCMAGDVNLFLTDLEDPTLGEIEVMIAEPSCRGRGFGTEAALLMMSYGVSKLGLTKFEAKIGQGNEPSIRMFQKLHFKQVAVSSVFQEVTLRLTMSEAERQWLRAQTNHMEEKPYRDGSTEPH; encoded by the exons ATGACGGCCGCTGGCCGGGCGGGGAAGCGTGGCCAGTTGGGAGAGGCAGATTACCCGTGCGGCCGGGGACGCTTTCGTCGGCGGGGAATGGGT GCTGCTACCATGAGGTTGAATCAGAACACCTTGTTGCTGGGGAAGAAGGTGGTCCTGGTACCCTACACCTCAGAGCACGTGCCTAG GTACCACGAGTGGATGCAATCAGAGGAACTGCAGCGTTTGACAGCCTCAGAGCCGCTGACCCTGGAGCAGGAGTATGCCATGCAGCGCAGCTGGCGGGAAGATGCAGACA AGTGCACCTTCATTGTGCTGGATGCAGAGAAGTGGCAGACCCAGCCGGTCCCCACTGAAGAGAGCTGCATGGCAGGAGATGTGAATCTCTTCCTCACCGATCTAGAAGACCCCACCCTGGGGGAGATTGAAGTCATGATTGCAG AGCCCAGCTGCAGGGGCCGGGGCTTCGGCACTGAGGCTGCTCTTCTGATGATGTCTTACG GAGTGAGCAAGCTAGGTCTGACCAAGTTTGAGGCTAAAATTGGTCAAGGAAATGAACCCAGCATCCGGATGTTCCAGAAACTTCATTTCAAGCAG GTGGCTGTGAGCAGCGTTTTTCAGGAGGTGACGCTCAGACTGACCATGAGTGAGGCCGAGCGGCAGTGGCTCCGGGCGCAGACCAACCACATGGAAGAGAAGCCCTACAGAGACGGGTCCACAGAGCCCCACTGA
- the Nat9 gene encoding alpha/beta-tubulin-N-acetyltransferase 9 isoform X2, with product MGVSLAATMRLNQNTLLLGKKVVLVPYTSEHVPRYHEWMQSEELQRLTASEPLTLEQEYAMQRSWREDADKCTFIVLDAEKWQTQPVPTEESCMAGDVNLFLTDLEDPTLGEIEVMIAEPSCRGRGFGTEAALLMMSYGVSKLGLTKFEAKIGQGNEPSIRMFQKLHFKQVAVSSVFQEVTLRLTMSEAERQWLRAQTNHMEEKPYRDGSTEPH from the exons ATGGGTGTGAGCTTG GCTGCTACCATGAGGTTGAATCAGAACACCTTGTTGCTGGGGAAGAAGGTGGTCCTGGTACCCTACACCTCAGAGCACGTGCCTAG GTACCACGAGTGGATGCAATCAGAGGAACTGCAGCGTTTGACAGCCTCAGAGCCGCTGACCCTGGAGCAGGAGTATGCCATGCAGCGCAGCTGGCGGGAAGATGCAGACA AGTGCACCTTCATTGTGCTGGATGCAGAGAAGTGGCAGACCCAGCCGGTCCCCACTGAAGAGAGCTGCATGGCAGGAGATGTGAATCTCTTCCTCACCGATCTAGAAGACCCCACCCTGGGGGAGATTGAAGTCATGATTGCAG AGCCCAGCTGCAGGGGCCGGGGCTTCGGCACTGAGGCTGCTCTTCTGATGATGTCTTACG GAGTGAGCAAGCTAGGTCTGACCAAGTTTGAGGCTAAAATTGGTCAAGGAAATGAACCCAGCATCCGGATGTTCCAGAAACTTCATTTCAAGCAG GTGGCTGTGAGCAGCGTTTTTCAGGAGGTGACGCTCAGACTGACCATGAGTGAGGCCGAGCGGCAGTGGCTCCGGGCGCAGACCAACCACATGGAAGAGAAGCCCTACAGAGACGGGTCCACAGAGCCCCACTGA